From Bacillus kexueae, a single genomic window includes:
- a CDS encoding helix-turn-helix domain-containing protein, whose product MAKLLIADRDYQERNAIEWLISAYSLPIESVFLASTVQEVMLLLEKEAPDILYLELDMIRVEDWTAIKHFVKVYTKKVVCVTAEATFERAKQAIECQSVELLVKPVEPVKVKHCLSTAIHSLPNEVNPAKEEVQTAPFPSYRSLFVEQAFHSEHTLMLLKTESNVSIPTLRSFLEEEVSLNIPSIFPLTDVVACLYVSNEKQVKQDATRLMQEWEQKYREPLAVVIIMNQDENQSILGMYQLARKLLEVTFFLGFNQIIFPKDDLKSWRRIDPFLTPDEQRLWVEMLNNFSKDQIKQWMYEEFLQLNAPYPEPGLLRTRLTSILAQIRRFMKTYLLHELEIEKYYVKIFDDILYTPVLYRIVQEMLLFIFELLDEAKRVQQSSRMDIIEKGLAFIEKNFRNSAISLEMVAKEVNRSPSYYSHLLMQKHGTSFRQIVLSLRINEAKKLLQETDLSIQEIADSVGFKNANYFSRMFKEMEQVTPRDYRTLSK is encoded by the coding sequence ATCAAGAGAGGAATGCGATTGAATGGTTAATTTCTGCCTATTCGTTACCGATTGAGTCTGTTTTTTTAGCAAGTACGGTTCAAGAAGTGATGTTGCTATTGGAAAAAGAGGCTCCGGATATTTTATATTTAGAGCTCGATATGATTCGTGTGGAAGATTGGACGGCGATCAAACATTTTGTCAAAGTCTACACAAAAAAAGTTGTGTGTGTTACAGCAGAAGCGACGTTTGAACGAGCGAAGCAAGCGATTGAGTGTCAAAGTGTGGAATTATTAGTTAAACCAGTTGAACCGGTTAAAGTTAAACATTGTCTTTCGACTGCCATACACTCACTGCCAAATGAAGTTAACCCAGCAAAAGAAGAAGTTCAAACGGCTCCTTTTCCTTCTTATCGCTCGCTATTTGTTGAGCAAGCATTCCATTCAGAGCATACGCTTATGCTTCTGAAAACCGAAAGTAATGTATCTATTCCGACGTTAAGAAGCTTTTTAGAAGAGGAAGTTTCGCTAAACATTCCGTCTATTTTCCCGTTGACGGATGTTGTGGCTTGCCTTTATGTGAGCAATGAAAAGCAAGTAAAGCAAGATGCGACCCGTCTCATGCAAGAATGGGAGCAAAAGTATAGGGAGCCGCTCGCCGTTGTCATCATAATGAACCAAGATGAGAATCAATCCATTCTAGGAATGTATCAACTAGCGCGTAAGCTTTTAGAGGTAACGTTTTTTCTTGGCTTTAATCAAATCATTTTTCCGAAAGACGATTTAAAAAGTTGGCGGAGAATTGATCCATTTTTAACCCCAGATGAGCAGCGGTTATGGGTGGAGATGTTGAATAATTTTTCAAAGGATCAAATTAAGCAATGGATGTATGAAGAATTCCTTCAATTGAATGCGCCTTATCCCGAACCAGGACTGCTTAGAACGAGGCTAACCAGCATTTTAGCTCAAATTCGACGATTTATGAAAACGTATCTCTTACATGAACTTGAGATAGAAAAATATTATGTGAAAATCTTTGATGACATTTTATATACGCCAGTGTTGTACCGTATAGTGCAAGAAATGCTCTTATTTATTTTCGAGTTGTTAGACGAAGCAAAGCGAGTTCAACAATCTTCACGCATGGATATTATAGAAAAAGGGCTCGCTTTTATCGAAAAGAATTTTCGAAATTCTGCGATAAGTTTAGAGATGGTGGCAAAAGAAGTAAATCGAAGTCCTTCGTATTATAGTCATCTATTGATGCAAAAGCATGGAACATCTTTTCGTCAGATTGTTTTGTCACTAAGAATCAATGAGGCAAAGAAATTGTTACAAGAAACAGATTTGTCCATTCAAGAAATTGCAGATTCCGTTGGTTTTAAAAACGCTAATTATTTTAGCAGGATGTTTAAAGAAATGGAGCAAGTAACCCCTAGGGACTACCGAACATTATCTAAGTGA